The Amphiura filiformis chromosome 1, Afil_fr2py, whole genome shotgun sequence nucleotide sequence GGCAAATCCAATTTGTCTATGGTCTACATGCGCTACATTGTGTAAGGCACTTCAAGGGTATTGTAGTAACGGTTTATAGTCACCTGATATTCCCTAGTTGTCGCGCTAATCTCACCCCTTCTGTATTTGTTCGTCACAGGCAACAGATATTTACAAGGCAGTGGACCAGGACGAGGACGAGGCAGACCAGGCAAACGTGATgatgaaggagaagaagaatttgaaaTTTTAGACGAAGAAGACAAACGTGCTAACCGATACTTACAAGGTGGCGGAGCAGGACGAGGGCGTGGCAGACCAGGCAAGCGTgacgatgaagaagaagaagaatttgaacTTTTAGACGAAGAAGACAAACGTGCTAACCGATATTTACAAGGCGGCGGAAAAGGACGAGGAAGAGGCAGACCAGGCAAGCGTGACGATGAAGGCGAAGAACTTTTAGACGAAGAAGACAAACGTGCCAACCGATACTTACAAGGTGGCGGAGCAGGACGAGGGCGTGGCAGACCTGGAAAACGTGATGATGAACTTTTTGAAGAAGAAGATAAACGTGGTAATCGATATCTCCAAGGCGGCGGTCAACGCGGTCGGGGACGTCCCGGCAAGAGAGAGGATGGAGAAGAAGACAATATAGTAGCAGAGTTACTTGATACAGAAGACAAGCGGGGTAATAGATTCCTTCAAGGTGGGAATGGGGGCAGAGGTAGAGGTAGAGCAGGTAAATAATAAGTTCATAGGTAAAGGCAATTGACAGGGTTACGTTAATTAGATAATCTGGACCATTTAAGTTAGATCAAAAATCATGATTACGGGGTTCTTAAAGGTAGTTATTTCTATGCAGATAATACGGAGaccaataggcctaataatgtttttttctattataattttgtttacttttacacCGACCAATGAACGAGAGATTTACTCCGTAAGGAACATTGTGGAATGAAACTTTAATTGATCAAAATCTAATGCCCgtaacaaaataatattgactTTGGTGTCGGCTATCTTACTGAATGACTGTAACAAAATAGTTCAACCTGTAAAACAAATgcaggaaatatattttgtacataacgacAAGAATATATTCTTGTATATTCCAAAAATTTTCAAAGAAAGATAGCAAGAACCATTAAGGATGTATATAGAAATTCAAAACGCTTATGTGCACCACTGATATTTGATGCAAAGAGAACCGACTCCGCCCTGCGTCACAAATAAATATATGGTTCTTTACCATAAGGTTACGCACTCCGCCCTACGTGACAACGAAATAAGTTATATGGCCCAATTACCATAACGTTACCGACGGTGCAATTATGGGTCGGTGCTCTGTGGCTCTAATTTCTTTGATGTGCAGTTGTCTGAGATTTATTATACAGAATTGCAGAGTTTCGGCGAGGTAGATGTTTTGTTTTGTACCGACCTATCAAAATGCAATAATTTAGTTatttaaataatgttatttaatctaAATACCCATCTAAGTTTACCATGTCCGTGAATTTAAACTTGAAACAAAAATGATGTGAAGAACCAGTTAACTAAAACCTGACACCTTAGTAGATGATCAATAaccttaaaatacaacaatgatgtTAGAAGATTTAGTTCTACGCAAGGTTGACTAGGGTCATTGTTCTTTCATATTGCTTGATATAGGACTGATTCTAACGCATTTGTTTGTACACATGAACAAGATTCTTATGATAATAAAATTTGGATTTAATAATAGTGATGATAATTTATGGCTGTAGAGCTTTTGCTATTTGCATTTTTACTGCAACAACGAGAGTAAACCtatattttaatgtaatttaagtGTGTCTGCCTAGAGCCTGTGTATATATGCgctattgataataataattgtaaataAGAAAAATAGTATgactattatattaatattacgCCTGTATTATAAGAGCCCTTTAGGACCAAATATATCAGGCCTGTGACTGACAGTAAACTGCAATACAGAATAATGagccattttgagaaaattaacTATTTTACATATTTTGCAGATAAGTATTTTGTAAACGGTTGTTTTGTGGTGCTTTGCATTTTAAGCGAAATCAATtcaattatataaaggacattgcgcctgtttttctttttgaattgaAACTTATACGGACTTATTTTATTCTTAAATATTATGTAAACGGTGTTTTTCAGATGCACCCAAACACTTTTACGACTGTTTTACCATGCAAAAATCATTTTGGTAGACGAACGTAATTTCAAACACTAATTTGGTAGCCAAATTGTATTTCCAAAATGGTacttaaaaaatgttattgtctCTGATGATTATGACTAACGTTCAACTTTGTCAAGTATAGCCTGAAATTGACACCTATGTCCATATATAATTTGTTTCTTAGTTGAATTTATACTCTATCGCTGAGCGACAAGCGATGAGTATTTGACCAATGATGTTGCTCGCTTTTCTTAGTGCTCTGCCTCATTGCCTAAAACCCAGTCGCTATCGTCAGCGTTatggtataaattcagctttatagtGTGTGATATTCAAAACAATATCAAGAAGTACTAAACCCGACTTGCACTGACCTTCTATATAAATACAAATGCCCTGGGAAACTTTCGAACAATAACTAACAATAATATGTTTAAGATAAGGTTCATGACAATTTATGACATGATATGAAGGGACTTCTTACAAAAAATGGCTCATTTTAGAATGGATATTGATCAGGACTTTGTAAGCGCACATGCTATTCTGTAGAAATGTTATCggaatgggcgattccatttaaaatccacactccccgtgtggaagacgttataaatgtcttccataggggagtataaactacaaatggaataaacacattaggcagatccatttgaatttcatacacgtTAAGAAAGATTAAACCTAAATCTTCCATAGAGAGagggtaagtttcaaatagagtttccTAATGtgctgattccatttgaaattcatactccctctgtggaagatatttccaaaatcttttaaCAGgtggagtgtggactttaaatgcaAAGGTTGTTCACCTGAAATAAACATGATAGATCGTAAAACTACTTATTTATTTGTAATACATTGATTCTAGGGATGAGTGTTCTTCCTGACCGTCTACGTAAGTAAGCTCTTGATAAGATGTATTTGCACACATATTCCTGATTAATGTACATGCAGGTGTAAAACCCATCGATGATAAGCATTAACTGAAGAACATTTCTACAACGAAAATACAATGTTATCTGTTTATAAGAATTACAAAAAGCTGAGTTTATACTACATTGCTACTCGACGAGCGATTGCTATTTGACCAATGAGGAAATGCGCTTTtctcaacgcaacaaaaagcgcattatctcattggctagaaaccaatcgcgTTTCCCTCAAGCAACAGAGTGTGAATTCAGCTTAAGGCAGGTGTTTTCCTATAGGAATGTGGCTCGATATCACACATTGGAAGTAAGTTAGCCaagcataattattattgtgatGTTTTGGTAGGCACCTGTAAATAAACCACTTGTCAACTAGATGTTGTATGATATCACAAAACAGTAATGTAGTAAATTTTTAGCATTGTGCGCAACACCCTGAAAATAATCATCTTTTCTGTGTGTCATTCTTTGAGTCATTTGCGTATTACATGGTATGTTGAAAGCGTGCACCCCTAGGCCCTTCCCGGTCACAATGTGCGAATTAGCTATTCTCTGATCTCATTACCGGCAGCATTACCCATACTTCATCGTGTTTTGTCTTACTGATGAACACAGGATAACTATATttcaagaccgaattaaaaagactagtttgcgtatgacgtcctgtcaactagaccgaaggtgccgtactgcgcaggtcaacaATCAATCACATTGCGTCTTTGCCCTGaggtcagacgcaaattagtctttttaattcggtcttcaattatataaacCGTCTCTTTGTTTTATACGCACTATAGAGGGCGACATCGATTTCTTGCTGACTGTAGAAGGTGAATCCATTTCTTGCAAGGGTGTTATTGACATTGTCGTTACCGTCGTTAAATGAATCGCGTTAGCTATTTCATATGTCGCAACTTGGTAgcttcgagacatcctggctggcTGATTTGGTGTTCTTTATTTGCCGCTCAATGTACAAGCCGCCCTTCGTGAATGCCCATTGTGTCCTTATTCACAAAGGACATCAGACATcctactggcttgaacaggtgcgtatgGAACAAAGAAAACGCAGTAACCAgggtgtctcgaaactaccatcTTGCgattttatactcattttgtggtacagtttgatcagctcgtaatcggcaggccttaaAACATCGCGgactaatatcaatatattttatttcgagagttGTCTTGTGATATCTCACCAGAAGTATcataaattattaattcaaaGTCCTATACTCTATCTACTTTATATAATACGCACAAAATCGATCAGATAggccaactatatcactcttacttttcggtctacttttcggcaaagtggtaaaagcctaacaattcccgccgattacgagctgatcaaactatagcaggtcacatatacgaATGATTCATAGTAATCTGGTATTCAGCAGTATGCGTAAACACTCTGATATTATTGCATAATACGGGCTTGGTTAATATATATAAGTCAGAAATTTTCATAATATTAGTTTTCTAGGCTATTATGCATTTCATGATACAGATATGCACACGGTGCATGACTTAGTCAAAATTCTTTGTCGTgacataaacaaaataattagcTTTCATCCGTCTAGgcataatttgaataatttgcaaaaGTTTGAACTGATATTTAGTTTTCTAAATCATACATCTAATGCTTTCCTTCTTGTCTTTACCTTCGTGCCAATAAATAATTAAGAATTATCAAACGCCAAcgttttgggctattccaattaaaatccagaCACCCTTTCTGGAAGTCATAACCCTAATCTCCCACatatttcatatggagtcacagattcaggtaaccccatatgaaatacacactccctgtgacGGAGATTACGGTCATGGCTTTCATAGGGtgaatggatttaaactggaatatcaCATTTAACCCAAATATTGAGAGCGTGATCTTATCTCAAATAACTAAATTGACTATATTAAGACTTGCAACGGGAAAATTGTCAAACATTTTCTGAAATGAATCATATACGATTCAGACACGTTTTCAAAAGTcaatttgcagaacaaatttGGTGTGTCGCTTCCGCTGGAAATAATAATGAATCCCGCACGAACTCATCACCAAGCGAAATTGCAACTTCTCTGCATGATATATATTTAACGTTTAACTGATTTTCATAGTTTACTTCATATCCCATTGGACATGGCTAGTACTCAATTCATTAGCgagacataatattaataattagaGGAATGTTGCTTGCATTCTTCAATAAAATAGCCAATTAAGTCACATTAGACCTGCGCCAGCTGCGACCACCTTACTAAAAAGAACAAGACAATTCTGattacccataatgcaccatAAAGTATACCAGTTTCTGTTATATAGATACAACTAAAACGTTTTCCCGCGTCACGACTAAAAAGTGTTCCCGCTTCACAAAAAAATTACAACCTATCATAAGTCAGTATTCAAATCACTggtacgagacaaattagcaaattGTTACATTAAATTGTTTATTTATCTATCATTACATTACTGTGACGCTTCAAACAAGGCTGatatttcaatacagacaaacAAGAAAATTTCGCTGGCGCGTCGCGCGATTTCGCGCCGCGAAAATCGTTGGACCCTGCCTATTGTGATACACCGGCATGCCAAATCACAGACCAAATCTCATTTTCATACGACACTCATCCCACCACCATTACCACTCCAACCCAAGCTGGCAATTGAATTTTCTGAGCTAATTACTAAAACTCTATTGTACCCGATTGCACCTAAACTTCGGATATGAACACCATTTTGTATCCCTAGCAACTCCCCATAACACCTGGGAGGGCcgaaacaagtgaggtaaaacaCCTTACCCAATTGCACAAAAAAGCAAAGGACACACAGTAAAACACAAACAACCTTAAGGGAATTCCAAGCTACAGGGGCAACCGATGAGAGTACAGAGAACCGAGAAGAAGGAAGGATACCCTCAAAGTGCCGGTAAGCAAAGACACATCTGAATCTGAATCCGGAATTTAATGGGTAGCCAATGAAGCTCataaagataattggtggatgctacaatctaagtgcggatagtgCGATCGGATTGTGATGGTTCACCGTGGCAGCGAAAGTACAGCACTTTTAATCATCTGAGATCTGGaaaaaggtgctatataaatccaaaatttattttacataatataataatattatatcttATTCCCAGCCAACAGAGAAATACAACAAATAAGCAAAGGGGAGGGCGCCTTCTCAATCTTTACTTTCTTTACCTTcgcatttatgaatattatcaatcatccagTTCAAATAGTTCAagatcagttggcctgatgatgcgtcatggacaTGACGCGATACTGCAGCCATCAAAAACAGCAAGTCCAGTTGAACATAATTATAATTTAGTAAACCTGTTAACAGGCTTTGCGTTTGGTCCATATATTTCATGTGTCACATTTTCACCTTGTATCATCGTCAACATTGCTCACAAGTGTTAACTACAGGGTGTCTCGGAAAAAACTGTACCATCGGATTTTGCAAAGTTTttcactctcagaacattggataaaaaaatGGATGGgtagaaaacagttggttaaaaacgcccaacaatggttaagattcttaagtcgggcaaaatacagtttaatacatggatggtcaaacctgtcaatatggtatttacataGGTTGGGTGAATTCAGAGTTCAAAATTACCAATGTTGGTTAAAGGTTTACTAACCTTGGTAAAGAACATTCTTTTTCCGCCAATAAaattgggcaaagtatggttttgcccaaccatggtcacatggtgttcctttacgaactgtgattggtcatatGTGTTGGGCAGAAATGCATTCCAGACAACAAGATGGCcgatgagtggcttgctgcaaagcttGTGGATTGGGGTCTTCAAGATCTATTGAAGACGTTTGAAGGTAGGAAAATATATTATGAAGTATgtcattttatcgggtataacacttagtttaagtgtgtgcgaggccgagactgcGATCAAAACTTACGATGATTTATCGGCGACAACTGCCACCACAACAGGTAAGCTTAATTTGGGCATTAAGGCTATAATATTGTGTATCATGTTCCATATACAATACATGTATGCGTGCATACCGTCACTATCATGACCATGTACACAGGGAATATTCCGCTTGCTGGCCCCATGCAATCACTAGCGGCATTGACTGGGGTAACAAACTGTTAAGCTTACCGGTTGCGGTGGTGGTGCTGTCGCCGATAAATCATCGTAAGTGTTGATCGCTGCcccggcctcgcacacacttaaactaaagTGTTATACCCGAAAAAATAATATACTTTacaatatacccagcaaacacaaaacgttttcgacatcattcgcaaaaggttataaaaggttgtcagaaaacgtttaaatgtcgggttatgtaaagggtacattaatggtataaaacgtgttcataacattaaataacatttgttggtaatttactgcacagcaaacacaaatgttttacagaaaacatttaaatgtcgggttatataaagggtataaaaacgttttaataacattttgaaaacttggtaccaatcattctaaacagaatgttattttggggttgaaaaaatattgcaaaaaatgtttgcctaaaatatttacaataacgtttttaaaatgttttcatgacctttatataacccgacatttaaatgttattagaacgttgttgttgttttttgcagcATTATAATACCATAAATTAAGTATTCCGACGGTActgttctttcagagacaccctgtatgctGTTTTATATTCCATTCATCACTGGTGTGATGCGCATCATGGCATCTGATTAACTCACGCCACAAAATATATCTGAACATTAAACTTAAAAACAATCAGGTAAAAACAAGCAAATAACAAATGTTGCAATTGCAGTGGTCACAAAAAATTCCtgccttttttttcaaatacaatgaACAAGGTGACGCACAGCAGCAATGTAAATGTGCGATATTTTTGGTGTGGCACTTTAAGCAATTTAGGGAGAATGCTCACATTGGCAGCCTCATTTCACATCAACCGAAACTTAGATGTTGATATCAACAAACTCTTATTTGTCATTGGGAGTCCTTCATTCATTAAAAGTCAacattgaagaaaataaaatatgcctATTTAAAAATCTTATATAAGTACTAAATGAATAATACTAAATACCTTTTAGCACACATTTCGggctttcaaaatattttaaacaaacatCAGAATCTCCATCAGTATTATAAACTCcattttaatgaatgaatgtgtTACTGATCAAGCTGCCACCGGATCGATTTAAATATGAACAATATTTCGCAAATAACTATAGCATttgtatcaaataataataatatagaaaaATAACAGCCTGTAATATATTAGGTACCTAGAGGTAATTAATAAACCGGGTCAAGTGTATACGTATATTGATGAAATAAATTAGTCTCGATTGAACTTTTTCTCACCTCCACAAAATAGTATTTCAGTCTTTCTGAGTCAAATCAGGGACTTCGCACCAAACACTGAACATCGTAAATGGAAATCAGAAAACAAAAACTGAATGTATTGGTTTGTTCGGTATAGTTTAATACgctatactacatgtataatttCATCATTCATTATAGGAATTTATGATCAATCCATTTTTCCTAAAAGCGAGTAACATTAACAGCATAAATGGATTAAACTACACAATAGTATAGTAACAgcttatgaaaatcaatacatcattaacagtgaCATAATATGAATGATTTTACATTAATCGTTTCATCCAAAATACACATATCCTACCATCAATGACATTGATCATGAATAATTTATCGGCTGTTTATGTAATGACTCAAATCCAATAGAGTTAAAGTCTGTGACAACAATGTCAACAACATTTagcaaaataaatgaatgaattaatgaattaatgtagCCTATACGTTAAATACATAACATTGGCTTAAATAAATAATACTGATTCcagaattgaacatgttgaaagagaCAAATAAGAGGGAAATTTTCGAAATATCACAGGTGTAgtatggaatgagcacattagtcagctccatttgaatttcaatctGAATCCTCTTGTTGAATGTCCCAATTCCATATGAAATTCGTTATACTCCCCCtgaggaagatatttccaaaaatcttGCACAAgcggagtgtggactttaaatgagTTAGCTTAATTCGCGGGCTTAATTCTGAAATAAGTCATATTTTTCATTAGTTGATATGAGGAGAGGTCATATAGTTGTATTTTTATGTTCTTTTATAAGCAAGTTATATACATGAAATAATAACAACGCAAATTAAATTAgatatcatatcgttatgaacacgacagagtgccgaatacgcaaactTGCTGTTGTGATTAAacagcgtttgaaaatcttggtaccattacATTGGTCCttttaaaaatttagaacattcctgaaatatatattatagaagtgaatgtagtACCAgttatttgcaatacttgcatgttctgcaACAGTCGAAACAGGTATTTGCAGCTATTTGCAGGTTTTATGCTGAATCCAAAAAGTGTCCACCACTGGGCAAAGAGCTGTATGcggggtcgaatacgcattcaactacgtgtaaactatagcaTTTGTCGTCCTTGACTtcgggcttttgtgtagaaattactggttgtcgtAAAGCTATAGATTCTAGACTTGGTATATCGGTTATAATTAGTCATCTCTGTaatattttgtgaaaactgttgaAATCAAGGATGTTAGAGCAGAAAAAGCAATATTGGCCTATAAGTTTTTGTGATTTACCAAATTTGCCAAGGCGCTCTCACATAATTACGCTATATAGTGATATCGTGtgtggaatgtttgtacttattttggta carries:
- the LOC140169454 gene encoding uncharacterized protein; amino-acid sequence: METRIVLICISFVVFLAHISGAPVEEQEIDEDKRGNMHLQGGGGRGRNRRPGKRDGEDADIAELVDEATEEEKRGNAYLQGGGRGRGRGQGKRDDEELQELLMEEEDKRGNRFLQGGGAGRGRGGRRPGKREDGEFTDDLLDEDKRGNRYLQGSGPGRGRGRPGKRDDEGEEEFEILDEEDKRANRYLQGGGAGRGRGRPGKRDDEEEEEFELLDEEDKRANRYLQGGGKGRGRGRPGKRDDEGEELLDEEDKRANRYLQGGGAGRGRGRPGKRDDELFEEEDKRGNRYLQGGGQRGRGRPGKREDGEEDNIVAELLDTEDKRGNRFLQGGNGGRGRGRAGK